The following nucleotide sequence is from Borreliella spielmanii.
CTCATAATATTTAGTATGTCTTTTATTCTTTTGTTTTGTTGTACAAATACAGCCGGTTTAATAAATTGAGAAACGTTTTTATTCATATCTTTTTTATTGACTTCTATTAGGTCTTTAGCTATTAAAATTCCAATTATTTGTTCTCTGCTTTGCCCTTTGTATATAGGAATTCTAGAGTATCCTTCCTCTTTGATCAATTTAATTATATCTTTTACTTTTGATGAGCTTGAGAGTGAAAAAACTTCTGTTCTGTGAGTCATGATCTCAGAAGCCCTTACTTGATCTATGTCTAACATTTTTTGCATAAATATTCTAGAGTCGTTTTTTAAAATTCCTAAATTTCCTGCTAAAGAGAGCATATTTTTTATGCTCTCTTTAGTCATTTGATGACTTGTTTTAATTTTAAAGAGTTTTAATATTTCTTTTATTATTTTGTTTATTATATATATTAACGGGGTAAATATAAAAATTAATGGTTTTAAAAAAAATGAAGTAGATAATGCAATAATTTCATTATTTAGAATTGCAATTTGTTTAGGAAGTATTTCTGCAAAAATTAAAACGATTATTGTTATTAAACCTGTTGATATTGCAAGCGCGCTGTTTCCATATTTTTCAAGCACAAATTTCGTTGTAAGTGTACTTGCTATAATATTTGATATATTATTGCCGATAAGAATAGTGGTGATTAATTTTGAAGGAGATTGAACCAAGTTGTATACCGATATTCCTGATTTTCCCCTTTTTCTTATATCTTGTATCTGAATCATGCTTAAAGAAGTATAAGCGGTTTCAGATGCCGAGAAAATAGCAGATAATATTATAAATAGTAGTATCACGATTAATTCTAACAT
It contains:
- a CDS encoding hemolysin family protein; its protein translation is MLELIVILLFIILSAIFSASETAYTSLSMIQIQDIRKRGKSGISVYNLVQSPSKLITTILIGNNISNIIASTLTTKFVLEKYGNSALAISTGLITIIVLIFAEILPKQIAILNNEIIALSTSFFLKPLIFIFTPLIYIINKIIKEILKLFKIKTSHQMTKESIKNMLSLAGNLGILKNDSRIFMQKMLDIDQVRASEIMTHRTEVFSLSSSSKVKDIIKLIKEEGYSRIPIYKGQSREQIIGILIAKDLIEVNKKDMNKNVSQFIKPAVFVQQNKRIKDILNIMREKQKIMAIVIDEYGGFSGILTIEDIVEKIFGAISDEYDINEEKPLITQINDNTYSILGETTFDDIEEIVGISIKHKEYTNTIGGYLIDLLDKIPKKDETVKTTDGEYFIKEIQNNKIETITFIKSKK